A part of Thermodesulfovibrionales bacterium genomic DNA contains:
- a CDS encoding SAVED domain-containing protein, giving the protein MLWDLLDRINIIIGIIVSLPVISSWWMIYTQKKRQKILIQSLEAAKGNRPVAILIDFGPGESENQVRLFLQENGINSELIKYSSPELKKEDLDNFVRELHRLKARAMEKGADRIHLFYRGPVVGALITGEVFSNASVTIYHFDKASGTYESWGPMHRSFL; this is encoded by the coding sequence ATGTTATGGGATCTGCTTGATAGGATAAATATAATCATTGGCATAATTGTTTCTTTACCTGTAATATCCTCATGGTGGATGATATATACGCAGAAGAAGAGACAGAAGATATTAATTCAGAGTCTTGAAGCTGCAAAGGGAAACAGACCGGTAGCAATCCTTATAGATTTTGGGCCCGGAGAGAGCGAAAACCAGGTAAGACTTTTTTTGCAGGAAAACGGTATTAATTCAGAACTGATAAAATATTCATCTCCAGAGTTGAAAAAAGAAGATCTGGACAATTTTGTAAGAGAATTGCACAGACTCAAAGCCCGAGCCATGGAGAAAGGTGCTGACAGAATTCATCTATTTTACAGAGGACCAGTTGTTGGTGCATTAATTACCGGAGAGGTTTTTAGTAATGCATCTGTTACAATTTATCATTTTGATAAGGCTAGCGGAACATATGAATCTTGGGGCCCTATGCACAGAAGCTTTTTATGA
- a CDS encoding class I SAM-dependent methyltransferase, translating into MDNFWSKTASIPSTVKPDYLLFKYLKPEYRIIDVGCGNGNIALALGLLGYSVTGVDINQSAIERANQKAQSLRLPNVNFITADICNSHIDGCYDIAIMNAFMTTLVDEALRVEVLRRIRDLLRNNGLLYIADFLQNYNIPLYRQRYEEGISCGLEKGTFYVRDSDGNILYLAHHFESKEIMELVINTGYKIIEFEVRKFKTRSGNPIDGFVLIAGI; encoded by the coding sequence ATGGATAATTTCTGGAGCAAGACAGCAAGCATACCATCAACTGTAAAACCAGATTATTTATTATTCAAGTACTTAAAGCCAGAGTATAGAATTATTGATGTTGGCTGCGGAAACGGGAACATTGCTCTGGCTCTTGGTTTACTAGGTTACAGTGTTACAGGAGTAGACATTAATCAATCTGCCATTGAAAGGGCAAACCAGAAGGCACAGTCACTCAGGCTGCCGAATGTAAACTTTATCACTGCTGACATATGTAATTCACACATTGATGGCTGCTATGATATTGCAATTATGAATGCCTTCATGACTACTTTAGTGGATGAGGCTTTAAGAGTGGAAGTGCTTAGAAGGATAAGAGATTTGCTGAGAAATAATGGGCTACTTTATATTGCTGATTTTTTACAGAATTACAACATTCCCCTTTACAGACAGAGATATGAAGAGGGTATAAGCTGTGGGCTAGAGAAGGGCACATTCTATGTCAGGGATTCAGATGGAAACATACTCTATCTTGCACACCATTTCGAGTCCAAAGAGATTATGGAACTTGTCATAAACACTGGGTATAAAATTATTGAATTTGAGGTAAGGAAATTTAAGACCAGGAGTGGTAACCCTATAGACGGTTTTGTCCTAATTGCTGGTATTTAA
- a CDS encoding cation-transporting P-type ATPase, which translates to MRINTLPADEVLSILGSSSQGLTEEEARRRLSEFGYNEIEEIRRESLLKKFFEQFTHFLALLLWIASLLCFIYECLYPGEGMLNLGIAIVSVIFVNGVFTFIQEYRAEKVLRIMKGLLPFRAKVLRNGILRDIDAREIVIGDIVCLNEGDRIPADMRLIESASLRVSQATLTGESEPIIKTPELCESELLTSPNILFAGTSVISGHGRAVVFATGMRTEFGKIAHLAGTVSPGISPLQREIKRITRIVGIIATLMGIVFFITGFLVKRTFFENFLFAIGIIVANVPEGLLPTVTLSLAMGSQRMAKRKALIKTLTSVETLGSVDVICTDKTGTLTMNRMEVKEVLNLNEGNTAPYPSLYDIALLCNNAEIINDELKGEPTEIALFRWASKKGNPSKIRIKEIPFDSERKRMSTVNKIQEKIFLLTKGAPESLLTISTHCLIGGEIKELTPAERGKLIAIYNSMMDRGLRVLAFGFRELNEDELIESDIEKKLVLVGLIGLQDPPRPEVPEAIRKCRAAGIKVIMITGDSSRTALSIARQIGLVRNTPKIIEGREFHSLTDRDLREAMKSEEIIFSRMTPKNKLRIVNILKEEGHRVAVTGDGVNDAPALRKADIGVAMGSGTDVAKEAADMILLDDNFATIVNAIEEGRAVFENIRNFITYIFASNIPEIVPYIAYVLLGIPLPLTIMQILAVDLGTDLFPALALGAEKPSKNLMQKPPRPPEERLLNWKVLSRAYLFLGPIEAIAGLYGYFYVLKSGGWLWGTVLSSKDILYLKATTACLGGIIITQIANAFACRSSAESVFRLGIFSNRLLIFAIFIEIIIALLIIYTGTGNTFFGTAPLEPEVWLVLLPFSIILFFAEELIKSLFTFLPGRR; encoded by the coding sequence ATGAGAATAAACACTCTTCCAGCAGATGAGGTGCTGAGTATTCTTGGAAGCTCTTCTCAAGGTTTAACAGAGGAAGAGGCAAGAAGAAGACTTTCAGAATTTGGCTATAATGAGATAGAGGAGATAAGAAGAGAATCTCTTTTAAAAAAATTCTTTGAACAGTTTACCCACTTTCTTGCCCTGCTGCTCTGGATAGCCTCCCTTCTCTGTTTTATATATGAATGTCTTTATCCCGGTGAAGGTATGCTTAACCTCGGGATAGCCATTGTGTCCGTTATATTTGTCAATGGAGTCTTTACTTTCATTCAGGAATACAGGGCTGAAAAGGTCCTCAGGATAATGAAGGGTCTTCTTCCATTCAGGGCAAAGGTATTGAGAAATGGAATTTTAAGAGATATTGATGCAAGGGAGATTGTTATTGGTGATATTGTTTGCCTTAATGAAGGTGACAGGATACCTGCTGATATGAGACTAATTGAGTCTGCTTCATTAAGGGTGAGTCAGGCAACACTTACAGGAGAATCAGAGCCAATCATTAAGACTCCTGAACTCTGTGAAAGTGAATTACTGACAAGTCCGAATATCCTTTTTGCAGGCACCTCAGTTATATCAGGTCATGGCAGGGCTGTGGTATTTGCAACTGGCATGAGAACAGAATTCGGTAAAATCGCCCATCTCGCAGGAACTGTGAGCCCTGGAATAAGCCCTCTTCAGAGGGAGATTAAGAGGATAACCAGGATAGTAGGTATAATCGCAACACTCATGGGAATTGTCTTTTTCATTACAGGCTTTCTGGTAAAGAGAACCTTTTTTGAAAACTTCCTTTTTGCTATAGGAATCATAGTTGCAAATGTTCCGGAAGGATTGCTTCCCACAGTTACCCTTTCCCTTGCGATGGGCAGTCAGAGGATGGCAAAAAGAAAGGCACTCATAAAAACACTCACCTCTGTAGAGACCCTTGGCTCAGTAGATGTAATATGTACTGATAAGACTGGAACCCTTACAATGAACAGGATGGAAGTAAAAGAGGTCCTGAACCTCAATGAGGGAAATACTGCTCCATATCCATCCCTTTATGATATAGCTCTCCTGTGTAATAATGCAGAAATCATAAACGATGAACTAAAGGGTGAACCTACAGAAATTGCTCTGTTCCGATGGGCATCAAAAAAAGGCAATCCCTCCAAAATCAGGATAAAGGAGATACCTTTCGATTCAGAAAGAAAGAGGATGAGTACAGTAAACAAAATACAGGAAAAGATATTTTTACTGACAAAGGGTGCACCAGAAAGCCTCCTCACCATAAGCACCCATTGCCTAATAGGAGGGGAAATTAAGGAATTAACACCAGCAGAGCGCGGAAAACTTATTGCGATTTACAATTCAATGATGGACAGGGGATTAAGGGTTCTTGCCTTTGGTTTCAGGGAACTCAATGAAGATGAACTCATTGAGAGTGATATAGAAAAAAAATTAGTACTTGTCGGCCTTATAGGCCTGCAGGACCCTCCAAGGCCTGAGGTACCCGAGGCAATCCGAAAATGCAGAGCGGCAGGAATAAAAGTCATAATGATAACAGGCGATAGCTCAAGAACAGCACTATCAATAGCCAGACAGATAGGTCTTGTAAGGAATACTCCAAAGATAATAGAGGGCAGAGAATTTCACAGCCTCACAGACAGAGACTTAAGGGAGGCAATGAAAAGCGAAGAGATCATCTTTTCAAGGATGACACCTAAGAATAAACTCAGGATAGTTAACATACTCAAAGAAGAAGGTCACAGAGTGGCTGTAACAGGTGATGGAGTCAACGACGCACCTGCATTGAGAAAGGCAGACATTGGCGTTGCAATGGGAAGTGGTACAGATGTGGCTAAGGAGGCAGCAGATATGATTCTTCTTGATGATAACTTTGCCACCATAGTGAATGCAATTGAAGAAGGAAGGGCTGTTTTTGAGAATATAAGAAATTTCATCACATATATATTTGCATCAAATATTCCGGAGATTGTTCCCTATATTGCCTATGTATTACTTGGAATACCTCTACCACTCACAATCATGCAGATACTTGCAGTTGATCTCGGAACAGACCTCTTTCCTGCCCTTGCCCTTGGAGCAGAAAAACCATCTAAGAACCTGATGCAGAAACCTCCAAGACCACCTGAAGAAAGGCTTTTAAACTGGAAGGTTTTATCACGAGCTTATCTCTTTCTCGGTCCAATAGAGGCAATAGCAGGACTTTACGGATATTTTTATGTACTTAAATCAGGTGGCTGGCTATGGGGTACAGTGCTGTCATCTAAGGATATTTTATATCTCAAGGCAACCACTGCCTGTCTTGGAGGAATAATTATAACTCAGATAGCCAATGCCTTTGCCTGCAGGTCATCAGCTGAATCTGTTTTCAGGCTCGGAATATTTTCAAACAGGCTTTTAATCTTTGCTATCTTCATTGAAATAATAATAGCACTCCTTATTATTTATACAGGAACTGGCAATACCTTCTTTGGAACAGCACCTCTTGAGCCAGAGGTATGGCTCGTGCTTCTACCCTTCAGCATAATCTTATTTTTTGCTGAGGAGTTAATAAAAAGTCTTTTCACATTCCTGCCAGGAAGGAGATAG
- a CDS encoding SPFH/Band 7/PHB domain protein — MNLSISIVVILTFLILFLVSAIRIAQEYERIVVFRLGRVLERAKGPGITLIIPLIDRPVRVDLREFVIDIPEQTCITKDNAPISIDFLIYMRVIDPVISIVSVQNFEIAARGLATTTLRAVIGDIALDDVLSKREEINKQLQIKLDEVTSRWGVKVTAVEIREITPPKEVKDAMTKQMAAERTRRAMVTEAEGVKQSQILKAEGEKQAKILEAEGIKQAQILRAEGERQARILEAEGYSIALDKIFSVARDIDQKTMNLQYLETLRSIGTSQSTKFIIPIELTKVFSEIFHKGS; from the coding sequence ATGAATCTGTCCATATCAATTGTAGTAATTCTTACTTTTTTAATCCTCTTTCTTGTTTCGGCTATCAGGATAGCGCAAGAATATGAAAGGATTGTTGTATTCAGACTGGGAAGGGTTCTTGAAAGAGCAAAGGGACCAGGTATAACACTAATTATTCCACTTATTGATAGGCCTGTGCGTGTTGATCTAAGAGAATTTGTAATTGATATACCTGAACAGACCTGTATAACAAAGGATAATGCTCCCATATCAATAGATTTTCTAATATATATGAGGGTAATAGATCCTGTAATTTCCATAGTTAGCGTTCAGAATTTCGAAATTGCAGCAAGGGGACTTGCAACTACAACATTAAGAGCTGTGATAGGCGATATAGCTCTTGATGATGTGCTTTCCAAAAGAGAAGAGATAAACAAACAATTGCAAATAAAACTAGATGAGGTTACAAGCAGGTGGGGTGTTAAGGTTACTGCTGTGGAAATAAGGGAGATCACACCTCCAAAAGAGGTAAAGGATGCAATGACAAAGCAGATGGCAGCTGAAAGGACCAGGCGTGCCATGGTAACAGAGGCAGAAGGAGTGAAGCAATCACAGATACTCAAGGCAGAGGGAGAAAAACAGGCAAAGATACTTGAGGCAGAGGGTATAAAGCAGGCTCAGATACTAAGAGCAGAGGGTGAACGTCAGGCAAGGATACTTGAGGCAGAGGGTTACTCAATTGCCCTTGATAAAATATTCTCAGTGGCACGGGACATTGACCAGAAGACAATGAACCTTCAGTATCTTGAGACTTTAAGGAGTATTGGCACATCTCAATCTACAAAGTTTATAATACCGATTGAATTAACAAAGGTCTTCTCCGAAATCTTTCATAAAGGGTCATAA